One genomic segment of Planctomycetia bacterium includes these proteins:
- a CDS encoding PKD domain-containing protein, with protein sequence MHWRSWVRDGWLGTQLGLRKRRPVRDDGRVRGWRVRRLEERRVLSVTSVEAGPNQAGVNEGSEVDVNATFEDDDVPGNNPHTATIDWGDGSTATAGVIDEPNGGNDGEVTGSHFYADDGIYTVTVTVTGDDGTFQSDTFTVTVVNVNPTVTATTNRTVDEGTPISITNIGTITDPGYDTPPAGGGVDETFTFTIDWGDGSTDSAGTADIDDVGGPGDLTNGSFDGSHEYADDGVYTVTITVTDDNGGTDTDTFTITVNNVAPTLTATTDRTTDEGTPISITNIGTFTDPGYDTPPAGGVVDETFTFTIDWGDGSTDSAGTATVDDIGGVGDLTDGSFDGSHEYADDGIYTVTLTITDDDGDSDTATFTITVSNIAPTLTVATDRSTDEGTPVSIQDIGTFTDPGYDTPPAGGAVNETFTFTIDWGDGSTDSAGTATIDTAGGVGVLTQGSFDGSHEYADDGIYTVTVTITDDDGGTDTETFTITVNNVAPTLTVVTDRTTDEGTQVSITNIGAFTDPGYDTPPAGGAVNETFTFTIDWGDGTTDSAGTATIDDVGGVGDLTDGSFEGSHTYADDGTYTVTVTITDDDGGTDTETFTITVNNVAPTLTVSNRTTDEGTQATFTNIGSFTDPGFNNPSNPIPGGETSETFTYTIDWGDGTAGSAGSATIDDVGGAGDTTDGSFDGSHTYADNGMYTVTVTVFDDDGGQHQRTFTITVANVDPTLTVVGNQVGTEDTPISITNIGTFTDPGFDNPSNPLPGEQTETFTFEIDWGDGSMDSAGSATIDTPGGIGVLTAGSFDGSHTYTTGGNFTVTVTVFDDDGGFHTQTFEINVAGIPPVLNVIGNQSTNEGTQIALNPVGNYTNVDPNATHTATIDWGDGTTTPGTIAEGGGAGTISGSHTYADNGIYTVTVTVFDDDNDSDSGQFTITVANVAPTLAVVVNQASNEGAQVLLIDIGTFTDPGFDTPPAGGAVNETFTFSIDWGDGTTSSNGAGTIDTPGAAGTPTAGSFNGTHTYADDGIYTVTVTVADDDGGSHQLTFTITVANVAPTLVVSGNQAANEGATVNLTNIGSFTDPGFDNPLNPLPGEQTETFTFTVDWGDGTAGFGGTPTIDTTGSAGTPTAGSFDGSHAYADDGVYTVTVTVFDDDGGFHQQTFSITVNNVAPTINTAPGAGNEGDVVTVTFTDPGFNNFANPIPNGEIAETFSYSIDWGDGIAEAGIVFSGVPGGPGVLTSGLVGHVFADNGIYLVTVQFFDDDGGVDTEVVQVTVTNVAPTLTVVGDRVTDEGTPIIINDIGSFTDPGFDNASNPLPGEQAESFTYSIDWGDGSIDSAGAAPDANGSPGVSSSGFFGGGHVYADNGNYTVTVTINDDDGGMQQRTFNIVVNNVAPVVTNLFLQDIGSDATGNLNGEFADPGADSWTITIEWSDGQPNDVYQVLPGAPTVFAASHLFDSSGLVDPSAPIPIRITIMDDDGGVVVQLAEFQVPGTGLVSSLGIAPPAAPSLAPLTQANRTDSAPQSNTAASATVQATGDNAAGGDTAGEEDVREIVLRIIRPDGDLVRDAVTGRVKELLLTEAQLKDLRDFFRIWPDGHYRIDLREGKAERLIIEVYVREGEMVDPADLEDLDQPSDDVQQAPPEAAAPEQPVNDASLDRAWETWQPRGRRAATPPVETDVELKQNYADQTTSLDLAAAGLVGMASRIDAVPAAKRFWHRRSIRSSRPTTTPHNSRP encoded by the coding sequence GTGCATTGGCGCTCTTGGGTTCGCGACGGCTGGCTCGGCACGCAACTGGGCCTCCGGAAGCGTCGCCCCGTGCGGGACGACGGCCGAGTTCGCGGCTGGCGCGTGCGCCGGCTGGAGGAGCGCCGCGTCCTGTCGGTCACGTCCGTCGAAGCCGGTCCGAATCAGGCCGGCGTCAACGAGGGGTCGGAGGTCGACGTCAATGCGACGTTCGAAGACGACGACGTCCCGGGCAACAATCCGCACACGGCGACGATCGACTGGGGCGACGGCAGCACCGCAACGGCAGGCGTCATCGACGAGCCGAACGGCGGCAATGACGGCGAGGTGACTGGTTCGCACTTCTATGCCGACGATGGCATTTATACCGTGACGGTGACCGTCACGGGCGACGACGGCACTTTCCAGAGCGATACCTTTACGGTCACGGTCGTGAATGTGAACCCGACTGTTACCGCGACGACCAATCGCACGGTCGACGAAGGGACGCCGATCTCGATCACCAATATCGGCACGATTACCGATCCCGGCTACGACACGCCTCCGGCTGGTGGCGGAGTGGACGAGACGTTTACGTTCACGATCGATTGGGGCGACGGTTCCACGGATAGCGCCGGCACGGCGGACATCGACGACGTTGGCGGCCCCGGCGATTTGACGAACGGCTCCTTTGACGGCAGTCACGAGTACGCCGACGACGGCGTCTATACCGTCACGATCACCGTCACGGACGACAACGGCGGGACCGACACGGATACCTTCACGATCACCGTAAACAACGTCGCGCCCACGCTGACGGCCACGACGGATCGCACCACCGACGAAGGAACGCCGATTTCGATCACCAATATCGGCACCTTCACCGATCCCGGCTACGACACGCCCCCGGCCGGCGGCGTGGTGGATGAGACATTCACGTTCACGATTGACTGGGGCGACGGCTCGACCGACAGTGCCGGCACGGCGACGGTCGACGACATCGGCGGCGTCGGTGATTTGACGGACGGTTCGTTCGACGGCAGCCACGAATACGCCGACGACGGCATTTACACCGTGACCTTGACGATCACGGACGATGACGGCGATTCCGATACGGCGACGTTCACGATCACCGTCAGCAACATCGCTCCCACGCTGACCGTCGCGACCGATCGCAGCACCGACGAAGGGACGCCGGTATCGATCCAGGATATCGGCACGTTCACCGATCCTGGCTACGACACGCCCCCGGCCGGCGGCGCGGTGAATGAAACCTTCACCTTCACGATCGACTGGGGCGATGGCTCGACCGACAGCGCGGGCACGGCGACGATCGACACGGCCGGCGGCGTCGGCGTGCTGACGCAAGGCTCGTTCGACGGCAGCCACGAGTATGCCGACGACGGCATTTACACGGTCACGGTCACGATCACCGACGACGACGGCGGGACTGACACGGAGACGTTCACGATCACCGTGAACAACGTCGCGCCGACGTTGACGGTCGTCACCGACCGCACGACCGATGAAGGCACGCAGGTCTCGATCACCAATATCGGCGCGTTCACCGACCCCGGTTATGACACGCCTCCGGCCGGCGGCGCGGTCAACGAGACGTTCACGTTCACCATCGATTGGGGCGACGGCACGACCGACAGCGCCGGCACGGCGACTATTGACGACGTCGGCGGCGTCGGCGATTTGACCGACGGTTCCTTCGAAGGCAGCCACACCTATGCTGACGACGGCACCTACACGGTCACCGTCACGATCACGGATGACGACGGCGGGACCGACACGGAAACATTCACGATCACCGTGAACAATGTGGCGCCGACGTTAACGGTGAGCAACCGCACGACCGACGAAGGTACGCAGGCGACGTTCACGAACATCGGGTCGTTCACGGATCCAGGCTTCAACAATCCATCGAACCCGATTCCCGGCGGCGAAACGAGCGAGACGTTCACTTACACGATCGATTGGGGCGACGGCACGGCGGGAAGCGCCGGTTCCGCGACGATCGATGATGTCGGCGGCGCGGGCGATACGACGGACGGGTCGTTCGATGGCAGCCACACCTATGCCGACAACGGCATGTATACCGTCACCGTTACCGTCTTCGACGACGACGGCGGCCAGCACCAGCGCACGTTTACGATCACCGTCGCCAACGTCGATCCGACGCTGACCGTGGTTGGCAACCAGGTCGGCACCGAAGACACGCCGATTTCGATCACCAACATCGGTACGTTCACCGACCCCGGTTTCGACAATCCGTCGAACCCATTGCCCGGTGAGCAAACCGAGACCTTCACCTTCGAGATCGATTGGGGCGACGGTTCGATGGACAGCGCGGGCTCGGCCACGATCGACACGCCGGGCGGAATTGGCGTGTTGACCGCCGGCTCGTTTGACGGCAGCCACACCTACACGACGGGCGGCAATTTCACCGTCACCGTGACGGTCTTCGACGACGACGGCGGATTCCATACGCAGACGTTCGAGATCAACGTCGCAGGCATCCCGCCGGTGTTGAACGTGATTGGCAATCAGAGCACCAACGAAGGGACGCAAATTGCGCTGAATCCCGTCGGTAACTACACCAACGTCGATCCGAACGCCACGCACACGGCCACGATCGACTGGGGGGACGGCACTACGACGCCAGGTACGATCGCGGAAGGAGGCGGCGCGGGCACGATTTCCGGCAGCCACACTTACGCCGACAACGGCATCTATACCGTCACCGTCACGGTCTTCGACGACGACAACGATTCCGATTCCGGGCAGTTCACGATCACCGTCGCCAACGTCGCGCCCACGCTGGCCGTAGTCGTCAATCAGGCGTCAAACGAAGGCGCTCAGGTGTTGCTCATCGACATCGGCACATTCACCGATCCTGGCTTCGATACGCCGCCCGCCGGCGGCGCTGTGAATGAGACGTTCACGTTCTCGATCGACTGGGGCGACGGCACGACCAGCAGTAACGGCGCGGGCACGATCGATACGCCGGGCGCCGCGGGCACGCCGACGGCCGGGTCGTTCAATGGCACGCACACCTACGCCGACGACGGCATTTACACCGTCACCGTTACGGTCGCCGACGACGACGGCGGCTCGCATCAACTCACCTTTACGATCACGGTCGCCAACGTCGCGCCGACGTTGGTGGTGAGCGGCAATCAAGCAGCCAACGAAGGAGCAACGGTCAACCTGACGAACATCGGGTCGTTCACCGACCCTGGTTTCGATAACCCGTTGAATCCGTTGCCCGGCGAGCAAACCGAGACGTTTACGTTTACCGTCGATTGGGGCGATGGCACCGCGGGCTTCGGCGGCACGCCGACGATCGACACCACTGGCTCCGCGGGGACGCCAACGGCGGGCTCGTTCGACGGCAGCCACGCGTACGCCGACGACGGCGTTTACACCGTCACGGTCACTGTCTTCGACGACGACGGCGGCTTCCACCAGCAGACGTTCTCGATTACGGTCAACAACGTCGCGCCGACGATCAATACTGCGCCCGGCGCGGGCAACGAAGGCGACGTGGTGACCGTGACGTTCACCGATCCTGGCTTCAACAACTTCGCGAACCCGATTCCGAACGGCGAGATTGCGGAGACCTTCAGTTACTCCATCGATTGGGGCGACGGGATTGCCGAAGCCGGAATCGTGTTCTCCGGAGTGCCGGGCGGACCGGGCGTGCTGACGAGCGGCCTGGTCGGTCACGTCTTCGCGGACAATGGCATTTATCTCGTCACCGTGCAGTTCTTCGACGACGACGGCGGCGTCGACACCGAAGTCGTGCAGGTCACCGTGACGAACGTGGCGCCGACGTTGACCGTGGTCGGAGACCGAGTCACCGATGAAGGAACGCCCATCATCATCAATGATATCGGTTCCTTCACCGATCCCGGATTCGACAACGCCTCGAATCCGCTTCCGGGCGAGCAGGCCGAGTCGTTCACTTACTCGATCGATTGGGGCGACGGGTCGATCGACAGCGCCGGCGCCGCACCGGACGCGAACGGTTCGCCCGGCGTCTCCAGCAGCGGCTTCTTCGGCGGCGGCCACGTTTACGCCGACAACGGCAATTACACCGTGACCGTCACGATCAACGACGACGACGGCGGCATGCAACAGCGCACCTTCAACATCGTGGTCAACAACGTCGCGCCGGTCGTGACGAATCTGTTCTTGCAGGATATTGGCTCCGACGCCACGGGCAACTTGAACGGCGAATTCGCCGATCCCGGCGCGGACAGTTGGACCATCACGATCGAATGGAGCGACGGGCAGCCCAACGACGTCTACCAGGTCCTGCCCGGTGCGCCCACGGTGTTTGCAGCCAGTCACCTGTTCGACTCGTCGGGCCTGGTGGATCCTTCGGCGCCGATTCCGATTCGCATCACGATCATGGACGACGACGGCGGCGTGGTCGTACAGTTGGCGGAGTTTCAAGTGCCCGGCACCGGCCTGGTGAGCTCGCTCGGCATTGCGCCGCCCGCCGCGCCCTCACTGGCGCCGTTGACCCAGGCAAATCGCACCGACAGTGCGCCGCAGTCCAACACAGCCGCTTCGGCAACCGTGCAAGCGACTGGCGACAACGCAGCGGGCGGTGACACGGCGGGCGAAGAAGACGTGCGCGAAATCGTATTGCGGATTATTCGCCCCGACGGCGACCTGGTCCGCGACGCGGTCACCGGACGCGTGAAGGAATTGCTGCTCACGGAAGCACAATTGAAGGACCTTCGCGATTTCTTCCGCATCTGGCCCGACGGCCACTATCGCATTGACCTCCGCGAAGGCAAAGCGGAGCGCCTGATCATCGAGGTCTACGTCCGCGAAGGAGAAATGGTCGACCCGGCGGACCTTGAGGATTTGGACCAGCCGTCGGACGACGTGCAACAAGCGCCTCCCGAAGCCGCCGCGCCGGAGCAACCCGTTAACGACGCCAGCCTGGACCGCGCTTGGGAAACCTGGCAACCGCGCGGACGCCGCGCGGCGACGCCCCCCGTCGAGACAGATGTTGAATTGAAGCAGAACTACGCCGATCAGACGACGTCGCTCGACCTGGCCGCCGCCGGTCTAGTCGGCATGGCAAGTCGCATCGACGCGGTGCCGGCCGCAAAGCGATTTTGGCATCGCCGCAGCATCCGCTCGTCGCGCCCCACAACGACGCCACATAATTCCCGCCCGTAA